aCACAGTGTATGCAATATTCAAGTAGTTACaatgaaacacttttcatatttATGTGTAATATGCTTTGGACCATGAGCCTTAGCATTACAGTGTCAATATGATGTATGCCCGATGCCctcaaatgtacaaaataataGGTTTATGGTTTTCAGTGAAACAATGGCATACTTTACACTCAGAATAGGCCATTGTCATAGAATCCAAACCGTTTATCATGTGCACGGGCTCAGGGGGTTGAGGGGAAATGCCTCGACTAATTTATGAGCTAGAATGTTGCAATGGTTCTGATAAATGACAGTTAGCGAACAAGCTTGTTTGCAGAAAGAGAAAAGGGAACAGATGTTTTTCATGATGAACAATGCACAATGAGGTGTTACACTTGACCTTTATGACCAGAGTTTAACTCCTGCTGTGCCCATAGGGCAGATAGGACAATCTTATTGAAATTGATCACAATTCCTGGTGACTGGTCCCATTTTCCCTTCCATGTGATGTGTGTCATCACATGTGTCCATAGGCTGGAGgatattaaattaaaacagGCACTGAACTGAGAGCAATCAAATCGCCATCTGGAATTATGGTCAAACTGACAATTGCTGcaaggaccaaaaaaaataaactaccGCCACTAATTGCTACTACCCACTCTGCTATATTCACTTGAACTGTAATATAAACAAAGTAGTTTGTACTTGTACCAATACACCCATCACTGGTTTTGAAATTCTTCTAGTATATTGACTAAAATACTTTTGAAATCATTAAGattatgaaaatgtaaaaaaaaaaaaaaaaaaaggttctaaTATGTTGACATTGTGTGGGCACTTTAAGAGTTAGCGCACACAGATAGGTATATTGTAATTTAATTCTTTGTGAACAAGTGCAAGCTTGATCGTGACCTAAAAAACATGTGGGTTATTTACTAATGATAGTACATACCTATTTATTTCTGTTGATGTGCAAACATGCATATTTAGCCACATCCATCAAAggttatatatttaaaatgtggTTTGTACAAAGATGTGCATTTGTTAACGCTGTCAGAGGGATATTATTTTAACAATATGACTAGTTTAAGTTATTGCAGTTTTGCAAAATTCGACAGCACTTTACTGACCTGTTCTCTTTTGGTTACATTATATTGACCTTTTTTAATGTGGTATTTTCTCTAGATCACAAAACGGCATGTGCCAACGTTTGATTGATATGGGGGAGGGTTGGAATGTTTCACCAATACAGGGAAAGAGGGAAAGCAAGTGAGTGGTTTAGTGACACCCATCAAGTGATAATTCAATTCCTAATCAGACATTAACTTATGCTGCCTCCATTATGATAATTGCATGGGCTAAATCACTGTCAAGGGACTTCCATGCATGTTGTTCTCCTCTCTGCAGAGAGATTAAGGCAGGATGCCCACATGGCTGAAGATGAGGGCAGGCTTAGTATTCGTGTCACTTGTTTAGCCCACCTCTGAGCGTGCAGccttaaaatacatttacctCCACATCTTATATGAACACAAAACGGCAGCTGTATGAATTacaatgtaatatttattaaaaaacaaacgagCAACATTTGGAAGTAGTCTTATAGTAATTCATCTTTGAATTGGGCTTCATCGTCATGCTACAGTTCTATAAGTACTTGTCATTTGGAATGCGGTCAATGCTAAAATGTAGCAGGTTTGTATaggtagagagagagagagagggagagggagggagagagagagagagaaacagacagagagaggatGCATCTTTCGTAGTACGATATTTTTTGTACTAGTGTACACTTATTTCAACGTAGTTTAGCAGACAAATAGAAAACGTGTCTTCGTACCCATTACGCATTACCAAAACACATGAGAAGCAAGATGTAAAAACAGCTCCTGGGGGGTTTGGAATTACGATATGATCAGTACATTTACTTTGGTCAGGCTTCAGCAGGGCAATTGTCACTACAACACCTTTGTGTCAAACTTGTTCTAAGAAATGAATCGATAAATCTCAGTAACATCAGCCATAATGCCAGTGGCTGCTGGCACAAAAGTAAATGTGGGTGTATGTTTATGTTGAAGCCAGGATTTTAGATGTGAACAGCAAACTGCTTTCAGCGGctctaaatacattttgagctGTCGAGATTCAATTATGAGAATGTTGGATCgaatctattttctttttttgtattctctTTATGTGCAAAGGGATTGTCATGTTTAAATCCGAGCAGATGGAGGGGAAAAGGAGAAAGGCATATATCCAAGTCCTCTGTATAATTGCTGCCTCtgaacaaaacacaatcatCACTTAAgcacttttcataaacattGCAGTAAAATGGAACCAGAGATATTTTATCGACCAATCATTCTTGCTGTGTTTTTGCTACGTTCAACACTAAACTGTGTTTAGGTGGTAGTGCAGAGTGTTTGTGATTCCGGACAGATAAAATGAGCCTTTGCCAGTGGGAGGCCTCATTCCATCTCATTCTTCAACAGAGACTTTTCCCTCTGCAGCCTCCCAATGCTGCAGTAGCATGGCAGCTTGGCTGGAGAGAAAACAAGCCACATGTACCTTTTATATTGATTCATCCAGCCACTCTGTCTTACAAGCAAAAGAACAGTTCCACCTGAGCTGACAATTTTTCCAGTGGTGTAGCAAACATAAGTCATAATATCCATATACCTTGCCTTTAGATGATTAACAAACAAGTTAGGATTTCAGATTGGAAAGATGCAATAGCAAAACCAGAAATGagtgaatttgaaataaaacaagtcaAGAATAAACGGTGACCTATTTTACTGTATCTGCTCAGCATATTGCGTGTGAAATGTTTGGTATACTGTGTTGTGTGTTGACGCTGGTTGCTTCTAGGGCACAACATAATAAGGGGTACTAAACGCATCAATCATGCTGTATAAACTAGATGCCTGCTGTTGTACGTTGTATTTGTTATTTGAATGTCCTGGTCTATTTTTGGTGCTCTGCAAGGCAGCAAATTCCTGAACACTCACACCTTGAATGGATATCGAGCTGGTGTTTTTGATCTTTCTACTTTTGCGACATTGTGGAGGCTGatatgatttctttttctgttttctaaGTAGGATTGAAAAGGTGGAAATTGTTATATAATTTAAGTATCTATGAATTTTCTCAGAAGTGATGGAAAGGGTTAGGGCCGGATCatttcatcctcctcctttgTAAGCAGTGATGTGTACATTGTCTTGTTCATCTTATTTTTACCAGTCATGTTCATATGACGATTGATTAATCAGTTAATTAATTAGAATTTttccttcattcattcatccagtCTAAAGAAAGCTTATTCTGTGAAAAGAAGGAAGATAATTGTAAAGTTAGTGTTCTCAGATGTAGCGTATGAGTCTTCTTCACTCTTAACTCACTCTTTGGCTGTTGGTTTTCGTGTTGAATTGGACTGTAATTAAATGTAAATGGGTCATTGCCAAATGCCAGACAAATGCCAGGTAGGCAACAGTACTCatcacattaaaaatgtattggaCAGCTTCTCCTTTGTCtagaataaataaaggaaTTGAAGTTCATTTTCATGCAACGATTAAGGTCATAGCTTGctcatttgatttcatttcttattgaaataaatgtttctctTGATACATCCATTTCTATAATCACATGCAAACCCATGCAGTGCAACACAAATCTAAAAGCAGGCTTTATTAGTTTTGTAGGATAAAATAATACCGCTTTTTTATAGGATTTTTGAGTATGCAGGGGCAGCCAAAGGCATTTTATCATaatttgcatgtttgttttcatggcATAATTCATAGATAATTTTCCTGGTATCTGTATTGAGAAATCAAATTGCCATTACATACAGATGAGAACACAATGAAATGCTTGAGTGCTAAAAAAGGTCATATGTGACTTAAAATGGGGCAGCATGCAAACAGTCTTGCATCGGGTTATTTAAAACTAGATGAACTAGACAACTAGATATTCAAAAGTACGTGCCATGTGTGCTCTCAGTCCTCCAAATTACAGTGCAATGTCCAAATGCTGATTTGTGTTTCTcactgagttttttttgtcttgttttgctttgtttttgtgttgcagaAAACTCAAACAGCAGATGAACTATGAATGCTGAACAAAATGATCTCCTCCTTCCAGCGCCAGACAATGAGAAGTCGTAGGCTAAAGGGGGCGCTATCCAACCCCCTCTTTGTGCTACTCTTGGCCCTTCAGATCTTGGTGGTGGCCGGGCTAGTTCGTGCTCAGACCTGTCCTTCTGTCTGCTCGTGTAGTAACCAGTTCAGCAAAGTCATATGCACCCGTCGCAGTCTACGGGACGTGCCTGATGGTATTTCGACCAACACCCGTTACTTAAACCTTCAGGACAACCTCATACAGGTTATCAAGGTGGACAGTTTCAAACATCTGCGCCACTTGGAGATTCTGCAGCTGAGCAAGAATCACATTCGCAGCATTGAAATCGGCGCTTTTAATGGACTGGCAAGCCTAAACACCTTGGAGCTCTTTGATAACCGACTCACGACAATCCCCAATGGAGCATTTGAGTATTTGTCCAAGTTAAAGGAACTGTGGCTTCGGAACAACCCTATCGAAAGTATACCATCCTATGCCTTCAACCGAGTCCCCTCGCTTCGAAGGTTGGACTTGGGCGAGCTCAAACGTCTCTCCTACATTTCAGATGGAGCCTTCAAGGACTTGAGCAATTTGCGCTATTTGAATTTGGGAATGTGCAACCTGAAGGAGATCCCCAACATCTTACCACTGGTAAGACTGGAAGAACTGGAAATGTCTGGAAATCAGCTGACTATTGTCAAGCCGAGCTCCTTCACAGGATTAGTCAACCTCCAGAAGCTGTGGATGATGCACGCCCAGATCCAAACCATTGAGAGGAATTCCTTTGACGACTTGCAGTCGTTGGTGGAGCTAAACCTTGCTCACAACAACCTGACTTTTCTTCCACATGACCTCTTCACACCTCTGCATCGTATGGAACGGGTCCACCTTCATCACAACCCTTGGAATTGCAACTGCGATATCTTGTGGCTCAGTTGGTGGCTCAAGGAATCCGTGCCCGCCAATACGAGTTGCTGTGCCCGTTGCCATACCCCTACGCTCTTTAAAGGTCGCTACATTGGTGAATTGGATCATAGCTACTTCCAGTGCGATGTTCCTGTCATAATAGAGCCACCCTCTGACTTGAATGTGACAGAGGGGATGGGTGCAGAGCTCAAATGTCGTACAAGCTCCTTGACATCCATCAGCTGGCTCACACCAAATGGCTCCCTGGTGACGCACGGGGCGTATAAGGTGCGACTGTCGGTACTCAACGATGGCACGCTTAACTTCACCAGCGTCACCATGCAAGACACCGGGACGTACACCTGTATGGTCAGCAACACTGCGGGCAACATCTCCGCCTCGGCTGTGCTCAATGTCACTTCTGTGGAAAACAGCGGGGTGACCTATTTCACGACAGTCACTGTGGAGACCATTGAGAGCCCGGGTGACGATAGCCACACGCCGCTCCCGCCGTTCGGTTGGGTGTCCTCCTCGACCACAAAAACGACCCCGGTTTCAACGAGGACCACGGAGAGGACTTACACCATTCCGGTTCTCGATCTGGATGGAGAGGGAGCCCTCAACGGCTTGGATGAGGTGATGAAAACAACCAAGATTATCATTGGCTGCTTTGTGGCCATCACGCTCATGGCTGCTGTTCTACTTGTTATTTTCTACAAAATGAGGAAGCAGCATAACCAACAGGATCCTGACGGCCCGGCATCCTCTATGGAAGTCATTACAGTTGAAGAAGAGCTTGCAGGTGTTGCTGCAATTGACAGACACCTATCGCTGCCCCCACTGGAGCACTACAACCACTACAACACCTACAAGAGCACTTATCATCACCCCTCAATGCTCAGTACCATACACAGCTCAACCACACAGGAACATTTACTGATTCAAGCTTGTTCAAAAGACAATGTACAAGAGACCCAAATCTGAGCCTACATTTCGCATACAGTAATATTCAACACGAGCGGTGTTAGGACAccgcaaagaagaagaagaagaaaaatactcCAAGGAGACTCCAATGTCAACGACAGTGCTAAATCAACATTTGGCAAAGGGACCACCAATGATACTTTATTAAGTgtctttacaaaaacaaagcttatttatttaaaaactgtCTGGTGACTAAAGACAAAAACTAATTGTGATAGCTTTTTAGCtcgttttcctttttcttttatctctcgcgctctctctctgtaATGTTGCACAAGGAAAAGAATGGTTCGCCAAACGTGAATATGGAATGTAGGTCTTGTActgaaagaaatacaatttcattcaatttaGTGTTTGGTCTCAACTGTTATGGTTTTGTGAGGGGCATTGTTTTAGTGTATACAAGCCTTCATTTGCTTGTTGTTCAGTGTACGGCATCCACTCCACATTGAGGCAGCTGTCTATACTACTTCAGCATAAGATGAGTTAATTTTCATAATCCCGCAGTACTTGCTGCCATTCAGGAGAACCTTTTGAGGGAAAAGCTCTTGCTGATATCAAAGGGAAGCCTGCGTGTCTGAAGACAAAAGCAGTCAAATTAGTACGTGCATTAGAGGCACCTTAAAGCGCCCATATACTATTCATTGTAGTATAACGAGTAAGACCTCCATTTACCCATTATTTACAAGTCATTGCTTAATTAGTTTCTCCTATAAATATTGTTTCCTGTTATCTCAATTCGTTTCTCCTGTTTTTCATGTTGATCAAGGCCCCCTGTAGCTTCCCCCCCTTCTCGTTTACTCCGTGTCCCCATGCTTGTCCTTCTTTGATTGTCTCTGCTGCTTAATTCAGGGACATTACCCACCCCTTGCCATGTCTCATTTGTCTCGCTTTAGCCGTCGGCATGTGTCGCACGATGGCAGAATACTGCttgagaaaatgaaggggagcaTAAGGCTGCAGTCAGTACCCTCCCTTTTAACCCAGTTATGATGTATGTCCATGCAGTGTGGCGTTACCTCGCCATCACCCTGGGGTCACACAAGCTCATGTGCTGATAGTCCATCTGTTGGTACAGATAAAGAGGCAAATGAGGCAGCTTTGTAATGTAGTGTGACCCTGTCGGACCAATGCAGACAGGGCTAACAGACTCGGTGAAGCAGCAAGGGACCTGgcacaaaaaaagggagatAGGTTACGTCTCATTAAACTGCATCAGCACTTCATTTGCAGACCAAGAGAGCAAAAGTGATAACCAAACAGCATTAGACTTTTTCACCATCCATATGCCGAGCATAGCGGGGGTTGAGAACTTTCAGCTTGGTGTCATTGATGTCAGATCACAAGAGAAATGCCCatcaaaacattgttttagGAGTCTGCTGctgatttcattcattttttggaatggtaaaaaaagaagagtagGTGTGTGGAGAAAGGATAAACCCACAACGGTCACATGGGGTCTTCAAACAGAAATCTGGAAGATATGAaggaagaggaataaaaaatagataagCTATAAGGAGGCAAAACTAGCCATCGGTCTGTCGCCATGGAAACGGTGACCTTGTGCAGAAAGTAAGATGTGGTAGATATGCCTTTCACTTGTCTATAATGGTCGTCTGTTCAACAAGCTTGTTTTGATTTCCTGGTAAAGATTGTGCAGATACCAGCGATTAtttctgaagttgaaataatgtGGTGGGCATTTACAGCTGGAATAATAGAATTTTGAGCAacatgtgacatcatcattgcAGAGCACTCTGGAgcttcatgtttttaaatgaaataaa
The window above is part of the Syngnathus acus chromosome 3, fSynAcu1.2, whole genome shotgun sequence genome. Proteins encoded here:
- the lrrc4cb gene encoding leucine-rich repeat-containing protein 4C, giving the protein MLNKMISSFQRQTMRSRRLKGALSNPLFVLLLALQILVVAGLVRAQTCPSVCSCSNQFSKVICTRRSLRDVPDGISTNTRYLNLQDNLIQVIKVDSFKHLRHLEILQLSKNHIRSIEIGAFNGLASLNTLELFDNRLTTIPNGAFEYLSKLKELWLRNNPIESIPSYAFNRVPSLRRLDLGELKRLSYISDGAFKDLSNLRYLNLGMCNLKEIPNILPLVRLEELEMSGNQLTIVKPSSFTGLVNLQKLWMMHAQIQTIERNSFDDLQSLVELNLAHNNLTFLPHDLFTPLHRMERVHLHHNPWNCNCDILWLSWWLKESVPANTSCCARCHTPTLFKGRYIGELDHSYFQCDVPVIIEPPSDLNVTEGMGAELKCRTSSLTSISWLTPNGSLVTHGAYKVRLSVLNDGTLNFTSVTMQDTGTYTCMVSNTAGNISASAVLNVTSVENSGVTYFTTVTVETIESPGDDSHTPLPPFGWVSSSTTKTTPVSTRTTERTYTIPVLDLDGEGALNGLDEVMKTTKIIIGCFVAITLMAAVLLVIFYKMRKQHNQQDPDGPASSMEVITVEEELAGVAAIDRHLSLPPLEHYNHYNTYKSTYHHPSMLSTIHSSTTQEHLLIQACSKDNVQETQI